One window of the Salvia miltiorrhiza cultivar Shanhuang (shh) chromosome 6, IMPLAD_Smil_shh, whole genome shotgun sequence genome contains the following:
- the LOC130988737 gene encoding dolichyl-diphosphooligosaccharide--protein glycosyltransferase subunit DAD1 has translation MGRSATTKDAHALFHSLRSAYAATPNQLKIIDLYILFAVVTAVIQVAYMAIVGSFPFNSFLSGVLSCVGTAVLAVSLRIQVNKDNKEFKDLPPERAFADFVLCNLVLHLVIVNFLG, from the exons ATGGGGAGATCGGCGACGACGAAGGATGCCCACGCCCTGTTTCACTCTCTCCGCTCTGCCTACGCCGCAACCCCTAATCAACTCAAg ATCATTGATCTCTACATTCTGTTCGCTGTCGTCACCGCTGTGATTCAG GTTGCTTACATGGCTATTGTTGGATCATTCCCATTTAACTCCTTTCTTTCTGGTGTACTTTCATGCGTGGGGACTGCTGTGCTTGCTG TTAGTCTCCGAATTCAAGTAAACAAAGACAACAAGGAATTCAAG GATTTACCTCCTGAACGTGCTTTTGCAGATTTTGTACTCTGCAATCTAGTGCTTCATTTGGTTATTGTGAACTTCCTAGGATAA